A region from the Neurospora crassa OR74A linkage group V, whole genome shotgun sequence genome encodes:
- a CDS encoding questionable protein — protein sequence MAGDGEFERVPRPDNYPHGPEFQPRTLHQRLQGKWWYRVPPNHSKPIYQFLSIGLGASMWFWIMYRAKKDGAVLLGLKHPWDH from the exons ATGGCAGGCGATGGAGAATTCGAGCGAGTCCCTCGCCCCGATAACTACCCTCACGGGCCCGAGTTCCAGCCGCGCACGCTGCACCAGAGGTTGCAAGGGAAATGGTGGTACCGCGTGCCTCCCAACCACAGCAAACCCATCTACCAGTTCCTGAGCATTGGCCTTGGTGCATCGATGTGGTTCTGG ATCATGTACCGGGCAAAGAAGGACGGGGCCGTTCTCCTCGGCTTGAAGCACCCTTGGGATCACTGA
- a CDS encoding SAM-dependent methyltransferase has product MFPFISKLLDNLNDTWCDSILDSGVLPHAVLRVLIRRELRRRLDEITPPFPDKVIATVSAKGNPSLKAKLEEMASPKIALLPGVLAPISRWSETLAYKMNFFETVRHQPIAIETDAANRQNYEIATGIMANMLGPRIKYSCSYYPTGNESLGEAEEKMLDLYIERLGLEAGMRFLDLGCGWGAAVLYFAEKIPGMEVVGFSNSRTQKEYIDARAYELGLMNLRIITGNCTDYEFERDYFDRALSVELFEHMKNYEGLMAKMSRALRPGGQLLVHHFCHRTTPYHYEDGWMARTFFTGGTMPSSDLLLYFQKDLVIKKHWWINGYHYSKSLEHWLENTMARRERMMPHLVKTYGEEKAVVWHNRWQIFHLASSEMFKTDGGDTWGVTHALFEKPDMEMQVFGLQAV; this is encoded by the exons ATGTTCCCCTTTATCA GCAAGCTTCTCGACAACCTCAATGACACTTGGTGCGACAGTATCCTGGACAGCGGTGTCCTCCCGCATGCTGTCCTTCGCGTGCTCATCCGCAGGGAGCTGCGCCGTCGCCTCGATGAGATCACTCCTCCCTTTCCGGACAAGGTCATCGCCACAGTGTCTGCCAAGGGCAATCCCAGCCTGAAAGCCAAACTCGAAGAAATGGCTTCGCCCAAGATTGCTCTTCTCCCGGGCGTCCTTGCTCCCATCTCGCGCTGGTCCGAGACTCTGGCGTACAAGATGAACTTCTTCGAGACTGTTCGCCATCAGCCCATCGCTATCGAGACGGACGCCGCAAACAGACAAAACTACGAGATCGCCACAGGAATCATGGCGAACATGCTTGGTCCCAGGATCAAGTATAGCTGCTCATATTACCCCACCGGCAATGAGTCATTGggagaggccgaggagaagatgCTTGATCTCTACATCGAGAGGCTGGGTTTGGAGGCTGGCATGAGGTTCCTGGATCTTGG ATGCGGTTGGGGAGCTGCCGTCTTGTACTTCGCCGAGAAGATCCCAGGCATGGAGGTCGTCGGCTTCTCCAATTCGCGCACTCAGAAGGAGTACATCGACGCTAGGGCATACGAGTTGGGCCTGATGAACCTTCGGATCATCACTGGAAATTGTACCGACTATGAATTTGAACGCGACTATTTCGACCGGGCGTTGTCCGTCGAG CTGTTCGAGCACATGAAGAATTACGAAGGTCTGATGGCCAAGATGTCGAGAGCCCTTCGTCCCGGTGGCCAGCTTCTCGTCCACCACTTCTGCCACCGTACGACGCCGTACCATTAcgaggatggatggatggcacGCACCTTCTTCACTGGAGGAACCATGCCCTCATCAGATCTCCTTCTGTACTTCCAGAAGGACCTGGTCATCAAGAAGCACTGGTGGATCAATGGATACCACTACTCGAAGTCTCTCGAG CATTGGCTCGAGAACACCATGGCCAGAAGGGAGAGGATGATGCCGCACCTGGTAAAGACATACGGCGAGGAAAAGGCCGTCGTTTGGCATAACCGTTGGCAGATCTTCCACCTGGCCAGCTCGGAAATGTTCAAGACGGACGGAGGCGACACGTGGGGGGTCACCCATGCTTTGTTCGAAAAGCCAGATATGGAAATGCAGGTGTTCGGCTTGCAAGCCGTTTGA
- a CDS encoding ATPase type 13A2 codes for MNGGNDAHHASWRSSQSFDRRRASHDHRPGLYTLGSNQSNASIFEDVEMAHDELYSGPMAESLPTSVSAFNHRRARADSTTSFSFYQEDIDEHFETGEVASVEDLDELPFEDDYEGDVGASEMGSSDLERQAADDDYMLNRRSSTQSRRSGHSRILRRDSGLSASSGHGGNRTSQKVYMVNEDLYIAIAGFRTSTLGLAVYILICLSTFGLGWLLFRWVPRWHVKLVGRPSPLRDCQWVVIENSWNEMAILNVDSKPYGRVLSTVFGTPGKLASYSLDEDYDPILQDLRMLNYRYVRFFYHPLKDKFILCNGWKDPLWTDVQTIRSGIDSDEKSHRDAVFGGNLIDIEEKSTFRLLADEVFHPFYVFQIASLILWSVDEYYYYAIAIFVMSVGSIVATLIETKSTMKRLREISRFVCDVRVLRNGFWRHVSSSDLVPGDIYEVSDPSLSQFPADSLLLGGDCIVNESMLTGESVPVSKTPATDQSLRNLDLGASTVLPEVAKHFLFCGTKIIRARRPQDDHNEEAVALALVVRTGFNTTKGALVRSMLFPKPSGFKFYRDSFRYISVMACVAMVGFAASFVNFIRLNLSWHLIIVRALDLITIVVPPALPATLTIGTNFALGRLKSKKIFCISPQRVNVGGKLDIMCFDKTGTLTEEGLDVLGVRVVDRTNNRFSDILDNPDDLVPRQDHGTGIRDSSDTLKAALYTMATCHSLRSIDDELVGDPLDLKMFEFTRWSFEEGHEGGGATDGEEQGTLQPSIARPPTVDKGYTDADRQDATQNGRAPFELGVLKSFEFVSQLRRASVIVKTFGQKSGDIFVKGAPECMRDICKPESFPADYDDQLNYYTHKGYRVIGCATKHIPKLSWVKAQKMTRHNVESDLDFVGFIIFENKLKPATAPVLKELAESNIGSVMVTGDNILTAISVARECSLINKTAHCFVGRFVAGHSRDPNAKLQWESIDNPIYQLDDRTLLPLPPPPEGDVSLPYDISNLRNYSLAVSGDVFRWVIDYAPPEVMRRMLVTGKVFARMSPDEKHELVEKLQSIDYCCGFCGDGANDCGALKAADVGISLSEAEASVAAPFTSRVFDIRCVPEVIREGRAALVTSFSCFKYMSLYSAIQFTSVSFLYASASNLGDFQFLFIDLALILPIAVFMSWAGPFPELCRKRPTADLVSRKVLVPLLGQMFICIFIQTMAFIAVREQPWFIPPKVEHEKVNIRNSENTALFLTSCFEYILAGVVLNAGRPFRQPPWNNWPFVAAIAATLAFTGYMILGPAAGLVSLMDLTPISWDFKMFIFTLGIMYFVLAWVGEHVMFQRLARLIGKVSQSLTREPKKRKEYKVILERMIC; via the exons ATGAACGGCGGCAATGATGCCCACCACGCTAGCTGGCGGTCATCGCAGTCTTTTGACCGCCGGCGCGCCAGTCACGATCACCGTCCAGGCCTCTACACCTTGGGCTCGAACCAGAGCAATGCGAGCATCTTTGAGGATGTCGAGATGGCACACGACGAG CTCTACTCTGGTCCCATGGCAGAGTCGCTCCCAACCAGCGTGTCCGCATTCAACCACCGCCGAGCTCGCGCCGATTCCACCACTagcttctccttctaccAAGAAGACATCGACGAACATTTCGAGACAGGCGAGGTCGCATCGGTCGAAGACCTTGACGAACTACCGTTTGAAGATGACTATGAAGGCGACGTTGGCGCATCAGAGATGGGTTCATCAGACTTGGAGCGCCAAGCTGCAGACGACGATTACATGCTCAACAGACGGTCCTCAACTCAGTCAAGGAGATCTGGACATAGCAGGATTCTGCGCAGGGACAGCGGTTTATCAGCAAGCAGCGGGCATGGAGGAAACCGTACCAGCCAAAAAGTATACATGGTAAACGAAGATCTCTATATCGCCATCGCTGGATTCCGCACAAGCACTCTCGGCCTGGCTGTATACATCCTCATATGTTTATCAACCTTTGGATTGGGCTGGCTCTTGTTTCGATGGGTACCCAGATGGCACGTCAAGCTGGTCGGACGACCATCTCCATTACGGGACTGTCAGTGGGTGGTTATTGAAAACTCATGGAACGAGATGGCCATCCTTAACGTTGACTCAAAGCCCTATGGACGTGTCCTCTCGACTGTCTTCGGAACCCCGGGTAAACTGGCCAGCTATTCGTTGGATGAAGACTATGACCCAATCCTTCAGGACCTTCGCATGCTCAACTACCGCTATGTGCGCTTTTTCTACCACCCGCTTAAGGATAAGTTCATTCTTTGCAATGGCTGGAAGGATCCGCTCTGGACAGACGTCCAAACAATCCGCTCGGGTATCGACAGCGACGAGAAGAGCCATCGAGATGCCGTCTTTGGGGGAAATCTAATTGACATCGAAGAAAAGTCTACTTTCCGCCTCTTGGCCGACGAG GTCTTTCACCCCTTCTATGTGTTCCAGATTGCCAGTTTGATATTATGGTCAGTTGAcgagtactactattacgcCATCGCTATTTTCGTCATGTCAGTTGGCAGCATTGTAGCTACGCTTATTGAAACCAAATCGACAATGAAGAGGCTACGGGAAATTTCCCGGTTCGTATGCGACGTCAGGGTGCTCAGGAATGGCTTTT GGCGCCACGTCTCTTCCAGTGACCTTGTACCTGGTGACATTTACGAGGTCAGCGATCCGAGTCTCAGCCAGTTTCCTGCGGACAGTCTTCTACTTGGCGGCGACTGCATCGTTAACGAGAGCATGCTCACCGGTGAATCTGTGCCAGTCTCCAAGACCCCGGCAACCGATCAGTCGCTCCGGAATTTGGACCTTGGTGCCTCTACCGTGCTTCCCGAAGTGGCGAAACACTTTTTGTTTTGCGGGACAAAGATCATCCGTGCTCGCAGGCCTCAAGATGACCACAATGAGGAGGCTGTTGCCCTCGCTCTTGTTGTCAGAACGGgattcaacaccaccaaaggAGCGTTGGTTCGGTCCATGCTTTTCCCTAAGCCGTCGGGCTTCAAGTTTTACCGTGATTCGTTCCGGTATATCTCCGTCATGGCATGCGTTGCAATGGTTGGGTTTGCAGCCTCGTTCGTCAACTTCATACGGCTCAACCTGTCATGGCATCTCATCATTGTTCGGGCCTTGGATCTGATCACCATCGTGGTCCCTCCTGCGTTGCCTGCAACTCTCACCATTGGTACAAACTTCGCACTCGGCCGTCTTAAGTCAAAGAAGATCTTCTGTATCAGCCCACAACGAGTCAATGTCGGTGGAAAACTAGACATTATGTGTTTTGACAAGACAGGAACTCTGACTGAGGAAGGCCTTGATGTTCTCGGAGTTCGGGTGGTTGATCGAACCAACAATCGGTTTAGCGACATCCTTGACAACCCAGACGATCTTGTGCCTCGTCAAGATCACGGCACCGGAATCAGAGATTCGAGCGATACGCTCAAGGCGGCACTGTACACGATGGCAACGTGCCACTCTCTCCGGTCAATAGATGATGAGCTTGTTGGTGATCCCCTGGATCTGAAGATGTTCGAGTTCACGAGATGGTCGTTCGAAGAAGGACACGAGGGAGGAGGCGCGACGGATGGGGAAGAGCAAGGAACGTTGCAGCCATCCATCGCCAGGCCCCCAACCGTAGACAAGGGCTACACTGATGCCGACCGGCAAGATGCTACGCAAAACGGGCGTGCACCATTCGAGCTGGGTGTTCTTAAGTCTTTCGAGTTTGTGTCTCAGCTCCGAAGAGCAAGTGTTATAGTTAAGACGTTTGGCCAGAAGAGCGGAGACATCTTCGTGAAAGGCGCGCCAGAGTGCATGCGAGACATTTGCAAGCCGGAATCAT TTCCCGCGGACTACGATGATCaactaaactattatacGCACAAGGGATACAGAGTCATCGGCTGCGCTACCAAGCACATTCCCAAACTCAGCTGGGTAAAAGCTCAGAAAATGACGCGGCATAACGTCGAATCAGATCTGGATTTCGTCGGATTTATCATCTTCGAGAACAAGTTGAAGCCTGCAACGGCCCCGGTTTTGAAAGAGCTCGCCGAGTCGAATATCGGATCGGTCATGGTGACTGGAGATAACATTCTTACTGCGATCAGCGTTGCGCGGGAGTGCAGCCTGATTAACAAAACAGCTCACTGCTTCGTTGGTCGCTTTGTCGCTGGTCATTCAAGAGACCCTAACGCTAAGTTACAATGGGAGAGCATTGACAATCCGATTTACCAGCTGGACGACCGCACCTTGCTCCCcttaccaccaccgccagagGGAGACGTCTCTCTTCCATACGACATTTCTAACCTACGGAACTATTCTTTGGCTGTCAGCGGCGATGTATTCCGATGGGTGATTGACTATGCGCCTCCAGAAGTTATGCGGAGAATGCTCGTCACTGGCAAGGTATTTGCCCGCATGTCTCCTGACGAGAAGCATGAGCTTGTCGAAAAATTGCAGAGCATAGATTACTGCTGTGGCTTCTGTGGCGACGGCGCCAACGACTGCGGCGCTTTGAAGGCTGCCGATGTCGGTATCTCACTTTCCGAGGCTGAAGCATCCGTGGCCGCTCCTTTTACATCCAGAGTGTTCGACATTCGCTGCGTCCCAGAGGTGATTCGCGAAGGCCGAGCCGCGCTTGTCACCAGCTTTAGTTGCTTCAAGTACATGAGCTTGTACTCAGCCATCCAGTTCACGTCAGTCAGCTTCCTGTACGCGTCAGCATCGAATCTGGGCGACTTTCAATTCTTGTTCATTGACTTGGCCCTCATTCTACCGATTGCCGTCTTTATGAGCTGGGCTGGCCCATTCCCAGAGCTCTGTCGTAAGAGACCGACGGCCGACCTGGTCTCTCGCAAGGTGTTGGTGCCACTTCTTGGACAAATGTTTATCTGCATCTTCATCCAAACCATGGCGTTCATCGCTGTACGCGAGCAACCCTGGTTCATCCCGCCCAAGGTAGAACATGAGAAGGTCAACATTCGGAATTCTGAAAATACCGCTCTCTTTTTGACGTCCTGCTTTGAGTATATACTCGCAGGTGTGGTTCTCAATGCGGGCAGGCCCTTCAGGCAACCTCCCTGGAACAACT GGCCCTTTGTTGCTGCGATTGCTGCCACTCTTGCGTTCACGGGATACATGATACTCGGTCCGGCGGCCGGGCTGGTAAGTCTGATGGACCTTACTCCCATCAGCTGGGACTTCAAGATGTTCATCTTTACCCTGGGCATCATGTATTTCGTTCTGGCTTGGGTTGGCGAGCACGTCATGTTCCAACGGCTTGCGCGCTTGATTGGAAAGGTCAGCCAGTCGTTGACCAGGGAgcccaagaagaggaaggagtatAAGGTCATTTTGGAGAGGATGATCTGCTAA